One Setaria italica strain Yugu1 chromosome I, Setaria_italica_v2.0, whole genome shotgun sequence DNA window includes the following coding sequences:
- the LOC101758560 gene encoding uncharacterized protein DDB_G0280205 translates to MASKWLQFITQRQIEIVLEASLISAFFNCWQNSLDTMATSRREPQPNARVNQGVRNMSPGLKSSESDQALRRARSVPTSPDRRLSPSPASSSSNTCRPSSSFSTRTTSSRSTSGSGSSSTHGKTLHSASLASAKQCNTMRKKVEKPGATSVWPAALATPNASSKNMTRTAKSPSIVQKSNLSTRPGIEKMATSSVKLKTQRSVAGPLGAGKSQDASSTRAPGTVAKRRTGAQNSISIQRTRSVPEGQIETPKIEEQDVELLMEFDETESISTSSIEEHLQERLPDPVDLQSVDVNSKPSSSQEEYKNENTGDISEEKHERKDNEDLNAGDNADVGINSDINILKEANSETELKEAADETELKEDVSATELKESVDVNVTELNEAVSEAELNEANDEIKLTEADCETVLKEAASETELKDDVAEPKLIVQEEAKPKEEKIMLPAKTMELAQRWRKDDGRSNEVTEEGRSKPIQERKNKVMALVGRFETAMSS, encoded by the coding sequence ATGGCATCAAAATGGTTGCAGTTCATAACCCAGAGGCAGATAGAGATAGTACTTGAAGCGTCATTAATTTCTGCATTTTTTAATTGTTGGCAGAATAGCTTAGACACAATGGCAACATCAAGGAGGGAGCCTCAACCAAATGCTAGGGTCAACCAGGGCGTCCGGAATATGTCCCCAGGGCTCAAATCAAGCGAGTCTGACCAAGCGCTACGGCGTGCAAGGTCCGTCCCAACCTCTCCTGATCGCAGATTATCCCCATCCCCTGCCTCAAGCTCATCGAACACATGTCGACCCTCATCATCGTTCAGCACGCGCACCACCTCATCCCGGTCCACGTCTGGCTCGGGCTCTTCTTCCACTCACGGAAAGACACTGCACTCTGCTTCTCTGGCCAGTGCAAAGCAATGCAACACAATGAGGAAAAAAGTAGAGAAGCCTGGTGCCACATCTGTGTGGCCTGCAGCCCTTGCAACACCAAATGCTTCATCTAAGAATATGACCAGGACAGCAAAATCGCCATCCATCGTGCAGAAGAGTAACCTCTCTACAAGGCCTGGTATCGAGAAGATGGCAACATCTTCTGTGAAGCTGAAAACTCAGAGATCAGTGGCAGGACCTCTTGGAGCTGGAAAATCTCAAGATGCATCTTCGacccgtgctcctggtactgtAGCAAAGAGAAGAACAGGTGCTCAAAATTCTATCTCTATCCAGAGGACAAGAAGTGTGCCGGAAGGACAAATAGAGACACCAAAAATCGAGGAGCAAGATGTCGAGCTGTTGATGGAATTTGATGAGACAGAGAGCATAAGCACCTCTTCCATAGAAGAACACTTGCAAGAACGGCTCCCTGACCCTGTTGATCTGCAATCTGTGGATGTCAATAGCAAGCCATCATCTAGTCAGGAGGAATACAAGAATGAGAATACAGGGGACATTTCAGAAGAGAAACACGAACGAAAAGACAATGAAGACCTGAATGCAGGTGACAATGCTGATGTTGGAATCAACAGCGATATAAACATCCTAAAAGAAGCTAACAGTGAAACTGAATTGAAGGAAGCTGCGGATGAAACTGAGTTGAAGGAAGATGTCAGTGCAACTGAGCTAAAGGAATCTGTTGATGTGAATGTGACTGAACTAAACGAAGCTGTCAGTGAAGCTGAGCTAAACGAAGCTAATGATGAAATCAAGTTAACCGAAGCTGACTGTGAAACTGTATTAAAAGAAGCTGCCAGTGAAACTGAGTTAAAGGATGATGTTGCTGAACCTAAGTTAATTGTACAAGAAGAGGCCAAACCTAAGGAAGAGAAAATAATGCTACCAGCGAAGACCATGGAGTTGGCACAGAGGTGGAGGAAGGACGATGGGAGGAGCAATGAAGTCACAGAGGAGGGCAGGAGCAAGCCTATCCAGGAGAGGAAGAACAAGGTAATGGCCTTGGTGGGGAGATTTGAGACTGCCATGTCTAGCTGA
- the LOC101758965 gene encoding uncharacterized protein LOC101758965 — protein sequence MDRKEMARFEKSHSSPNMLVHARKGGRQYRNFRTNKQGRLHSVERSTNSFISKSVNRVVTAACGLVAQQHCLKSPVNLY from the exons ATGGATAGAAAGGAAATGGCGCGGTTCGAG AAATCACACAGTTCACCAAACATGCTGGTTCATGCACGGAAGGGCGGAAGGCAATACAGAAACTTCAGAACTAATAAGCAAGGTCGTCTGCACTCTGTAGAGCGATCAACCAATTCTTTCATTTCCAAGTCCGTCAACAG GGTCGTCACAGCAGCGTGTGGGCTTGTAGCGCAGCAACACTGTTTGAAGTCTCCAGTAAATTTGTATTAG
- the LOC101760183 gene encoding wiskott-Aldrich syndrome protein homolog 1-like: protein MVGRTRAPGSLRIVESAPPPIITFEEGQDPEVWARLCRYVDVTTTNQDLLYLQVVAEVVKETEAAAGAVPPEVPVSGEVVMVEDDPEPPATEVNPAGTEVSAQEEGRTTMAGGSQDVLQHASPRDPAPTIKPLHWVGKPSLKLQRSARISSRLGLGLSGSRSTTDDASCSVEDVAPAPTVALAEGDSAPAVKTGAASLVATLMHDIIDSMVDNAVPSLEPTVPGALPMDILVESPSPPMIMEANPLNAAAPEAPKLEAA from the exons ATGGTCGGCAGGACGCGCGCTCCGGGTAGTCTGCGCATCGTCGAATCCGCGCCCCCGCCGATAATAACCTTCGAGGAAGGGCAAGACCCTGAGGTATGGGCACGATTATGCAGGTATGTTGATGTCACGACTACTAATCAGGACTTGTTGTATCTGCAGGTAGTCGCGGAGGTAGTCAAGGAGACGGAGGCGGCAGCTGGCGCCGTCCCGCCTGAAGTTCCAGTGTCTGGGGAGGTCGTCATGGTTGAAGATGATCCTGAGCCTCCCGCTACTGAAGTCAATCCTGCGGGTACTGAGGTATCCGCACAGGAAGAAGGTAGGACTACCATGGCTGGTGGTAGTCAGGATGTGCTGCAACATGCCTCGCCAAGGGATCCTGCCCCCACCATTAAGCCCCTACACTGGGTGGGGAAGCCGTCGCTAAAGCTGCAACGGTCTGCAAG GATATCTTCTAGACTGGGCCTTGGGTTGTCGGGTTCAAGGTCAacaactgatgatgctagctgCTCGGTTGAAGATGTAGCCCCCGCGCCTACTGTAGCCCTGGCCGAGGGAGATTCAGCTCCGGCGGTCAAGACAGGTGCCGCATCACTTGTCGCTACGTTGATGCATGACATAATCGACTCGATGGTTGACAATGCAGTGCCATCCCTCGAGCCTACTGTACCCGGGGCTCTTCCCATGGATATTCTCGTGGAGAGTCCGTCCCCACCTATGATCATGGAAGCTAACCCCCTTAACGCTGCTGCTCCCGAAGCCCCCAAGCTTGAAGCCGCCTGA